From Cheilinus undulatus linkage group 18, ASM1832078v1, whole genome shotgun sequence, the proteins below share one genomic window:
- the flvcr2a gene encoding feline leukemia virus subgroup C receptor-related protein 2 isoform X2, whose product MSSQDDLSHEWMDGCIKPRDDWTTRKERTSLGEYNQLPLQDSMEASASDTAQLFPVMETKLYKRRWVMLFLFSAYSMSNAFMWLQYSIISNIFIRFYNISSLAIDWLSMIYFLTYIPLILPVMWLLDNRGMRDVVVVGSAFNCIGAWIKTGTAHPSTFAMTFFGQFVCSVATVYILGIPSRLASLWFGQHEVSTACSIGVLGNQMGIAIGFLVPPILVPNVDDMDELADHIRIMFYISAGVATLIFVLVIIVFQDRPEIPPTQAQAQARNIPPDEYSYTASILRLLRNKPFMLLVVSYGLNVGCFYAVSTLLNRMIIEHYPGEEVNAGRIGLTIVIAGMVGSLICGIWLDKTKTYKQTTLGIYLLSLIGMLVYAFTLNLGHLWLVFVMAGLLGFFMTGYLPLGFEFAVELTYPESEGTSSGLLNCSAQIFGIVFTIAQGKIIDAWGTLAGNIFLCIFLLIGSVMTGFIKSDLRRQKANMQVEVQTASTKTADVEGGTSPSVILNEKKL is encoded by the exons ATGAGCTCTCAGGATGACTTGTCTCACGAGTGGATGGATGGTTGCATCAAACCCAGAGATGATTGGACGACAAGGAAAGAGAGAACCAGTTTGGGAGAGTACAACCAACTGCCTCTGCAAGACAGTATGGAGGCATCAGCCTCGGACACTGCACAGCTCTTCCCTGTCATGGAGACCAAACTGTACAAGCGACGATGGGTGATGCTTTTCCTCTTCAGCGCCTACTCCATGAGCAACGCCTTCATGTGGCTGCAgtacagcatcatcagcaacaTCTTCATTCGCTTCTACAACATCAGTAGCCTGGCCATCGACTGGCTTTCCATGATCTACTTCCTCACCTACATCCCCCTCATCCTCCCGGTCATGTGGCTGCTCGACAACCGGGGCATGAGAGACGTGGTGGTGGTGGGCTCGGCCTTCAACTGCATCGGGGCTTGGATCAAGACGGGCACAGCCCACCCAAGCACGTTTGCCATGACCTTCTTTGGACAGTTTGTGTGCTCTGTGGCGACTGTATATATCCTGGGAATCCCGTCCAGGCTGGCGTCCCTGTGGTTTGGGCAGCACGAGGTGTCGACCGCCTGTTCCATTGGAGTTCTGGGAAACCAG ATGGGTATTGCCATCGGGTTCCTGGTCCCGCCCATTCTTGTGCCTAACGTGGACGATATGGATGAGTTAGCGGACCACATCAGAATTATGTTCTACATCAGTGCTGGAGTGGCCACCCTCATCTTTGTCCTCGTCATCATCG TGTTTCAGGACCGACCAGAGATCCCCCCCACTCAGGCCCAGGCTCAGGCCAGGAACATCCCCCCTGACGAGTACTCCTATACTGCTTCTATCCTGAGACTGCTGCGAAACAAACCCTTCATGCTCCTGGTGGTCAGCTATG GGCTGAACGTTGGCTGCTTCTATGCCGTTTCCACGCTTTTGAATCGGATGATCATTGAACACTATCCT ggAGAAGAGGTGAATGCTGGGAGAATCGGTCTGACTATAGTCATTGCTGGCATGGTGGGGTCCCTCATATGTGGCATTTGGCTGGACAAGACCAAAACCTACAA ACAAACCACCTTGGGCATTTACCTCCTCTCTCTGATCGGGATGCTGGTCTACGCCTTCACCCTCAACCTGGGTCACTTGTGGTTGGTGTTCGTCATGGCTGGACTTTTAGG cttCTTCATGACAGGGTATCTCCCTCTGGGCTTTGAGTTTGCAGTAGAGCTCACCTATCCAGAATCAGAAGGAACGTCATCAGGACTCCTCAACTGTTCAGCTCAG ATCTTTGGAATCGTTTTCACCATTGCCCAGGGGAAGATTATCGATGCATGGGGCACTTTGGCAGGAAACATCTTCCTTTGCATCTTTCTGCTAATAGGATCAGTAATGACAG GATTCATCAAATCTGACCTCAGACGACAGAAGGCCAACATGCAGGTTGAGGTGCAGACAGCGAGC acaaaaacagctgatgtagagGGAGGCACCTCACCATCTGTAATCCTGAATGAGAAGAAGCTTTGA
- the erg28 gene encoding ergosterol biosynthetic protein 28 homolog: protein MSRFLNVLRSWLVMVSVIAMGNTVQSFRDHSFLSEKLYTGTPEFVNGLQARTFGIWTLLSSIIRCACAIDIQNRTLYHITLWTFVLALGHFLSEAFIYKTAPLTIGVMAPLIVASFSVIGMLIGFQCFPESQEEVGARQKKRN from the exons ATGAGCCGCTTTCTGAACGTCCTGCGGAGCTGGTTGGTCATGGTGTCCGTCATCGCGATGGGAAACACTGTGCAGAGTTTCAGAGATCACAGTTTTCTGTCAGAGAAGCTCTACACAGGCACGCCTGAGTTTG TAAACGGTCTCCAAGCTCGAACATTCGGCATTTGGACGCTGCTGTCATCAATCATCCGCTGTGCCTGTGCCATTGATATCCAGAACAGAAC GCTGTATCACATCACATTATGGACGTTTGTGCTGGCGTTAGGCCACTTTCTGTCTGAAGCATTCATCTACAAAACTGCACCTCTGACGATAGGCGTCATGGCACCTCTCATTGTAGCGA GTTTCTCTGTCATAGGAATGCTGATTGGATTCCAGTGTTTTCCAGAGTCACAGGAGGAAGTTGGAGCTCGACAGAAGAAGCGTAACTGA
- the flvcr2a gene encoding feline leukemia virus subgroup C receptor-related protein 2 isoform X1, whose protein sequence is MSSQDDLSHEWMDGCIKPRDDWTTRKERTSLGEYNQLPLQDSMEASASDTAQLFPVMETKLYKRRWVMLFLFSAYSMSNAFMWLQYSIISNIFIRFYNISSLAIDWLSMIYFLTYIPLILPVMWLLDNRGMRDVVVVGSAFNCIGAWIKTGTAHPSTFAMTFFGQFVCSVATVYILGIPSRLASLWFGQHEVSTACSIGVLGNQMGIAIGFLVPPILVPNVDDMDELADHIRIMFYISAGVATLIFVLVIIVFQDRPEIPPTQAQAQARNIPPDEYSYTASILRLLRNKPFMLLVVSYGLNVGCFYAVSTLLNRMIIEHYPGEEVNAGRIGLTIVIAGMVGSLICGIWLDKTKTYKQTTLGIYLLSLIGMLVYAFTLNLGHLWLVFVMAGLLGFFMTGYLPLGFEFAVELTYPESEGTSSGLLNCSAQIFGIVFTIAQGKIIDAWGTLAGNIFLCIFLLIGSVMTGFIKSDLRRQKANMQVEVQTASPTGSVSSVQDYGATACSSPWQRQS, encoded by the exons ATGAGCTCTCAGGATGACTTGTCTCACGAGTGGATGGATGGTTGCATCAAACCCAGAGATGATTGGACGACAAGGAAAGAGAGAACCAGTTTGGGAGAGTACAACCAACTGCCTCTGCAAGACAGTATGGAGGCATCAGCCTCGGACACTGCACAGCTCTTCCCTGTCATGGAGACCAAACTGTACAAGCGACGATGGGTGATGCTTTTCCTCTTCAGCGCCTACTCCATGAGCAACGCCTTCATGTGGCTGCAgtacagcatcatcagcaacaTCTTCATTCGCTTCTACAACATCAGTAGCCTGGCCATCGACTGGCTTTCCATGATCTACTTCCTCACCTACATCCCCCTCATCCTCCCGGTCATGTGGCTGCTCGACAACCGGGGCATGAGAGACGTGGTGGTGGTGGGCTCGGCCTTCAACTGCATCGGGGCTTGGATCAAGACGGGCACAGCCCACCCAAGCACGTTTGCCATGACCTTCTTTGGACAGTTTGTGTGCTCTGTGGCGACTGTATATATCCTGGGAATCCCGTCCAGGCTGGCGTCCCTGTGGTTTGGGCAGCACGAGGTGTCGACCGCCTGTTCCATTGGAGTTCTGGGAAACCAG ATGGGTATTGCCATCGGGTTCCTGGTCCCGCCCATTCTTGTGCCTAACGTGGACGATATGGATGAGTTAGCGGACCACATCAGAATTATGTTCTACATCAGTGCTGGAGTGGCCACCCTCATCTTTGTCCTCGTCATCATCG TGTTTCAGGACCGACCAGAGATCCCCCCCACTCAGGCCCAGGCTCAGGCCAGGAACATCCCCCCTGACGAGTACTCCTATACTGCTTCTATCCTGAGACTGCTGCGAAACAAACCCTTCATGCTCCTGGTGGTCAGCTATG GGCTGAACGTTGGCTGCTTCTATGCCGTTTCCACGCTTTTGAATCGGATGATCATTGAACACTATCCT ggAGAAGAGGTGAATGCTGGGAGAATCGGTCTGACTATAGTCATTGCTGGCATGGTGGGGTCCCTCATATGTGGCATTTGGCTGGACAAGACCAAAACCTACAA ACAAACCACCTTGGGCATTTACCTCCTCTCTCTGATCGGGATGCTGGTCTACGCCTTCACCCTCAACCTGGGTCACTTGTGGTTGGTGTTCGTCATGGCTGGACTTTTAGG cttCTTCATGACAGGGTATCTCCCTCTGGGCTTTGAGTTTGCAGTAGAGCTCACCTATCCAGAATCAGAAGGAACGTCATCAGGACTCCTCAACTGTTCAGCTCAG ATCTTTGGAATCGTTTTCACCATTGCCCAGGGGAAGATTATCGATGCATGGGGCACTTTGGCAGGAAACATCTTCCTTTGCATCTTTCTGCTAATAGGATCAGTAATGACAG GATTCATCAAATCTGACCTCAGACGACAGAAGGCCAACATGCAGGTTGAGGTGCAGACAGCGAGC CCTACAGGCTCCGTGTCGTCGGTGCAGGACTACGGGGCAACAGCGTGCAGCAGCCCCTGGCAACGGCAGTCATGA